CAGTCCAATAACAATAGCAACAGGCCGGTACTTACCGCTGTCTGCCGAATAGGCAAGAATGGGCGGAATGAGTGGAAGGATGCATGGTGAAATAACACTCAATATCCCTGCCAGAAATACGGCAAACGGGCCAAAAGATAGCTGTTCGAACATAATATACCCGGGTGCTTATGGACTGGATCAGATACTATAAGATTGTGGTAATATGTTAGTTATCTGCATATTCATTTTTTCTGATTGATATAGCAGACTGGATTCTCGTGTCAATAGCCTGGTAAGGTGCATATCCTCTCAGTTTTGCTTCTTCGGGATCACTGGTAGGTCCCGCATCCCCCATATAAACATATTCTCCATTCCCACCTTCAATGATTACAAGTGTTTCAGGTACTCTGAATACGTCAAAGGCCCTGGCAATTTCACGATTCTGATCAATATCGATATATATTACAGATGCACTGTCCCGATATTCCTCTGAAAGCGTTTCAATAACAGGCTTCTGTTCCTGGCATGCAGGACACCAC
Above is a genomic segment from Methanosalsum zhilinae DSM 4017 containing:
- a CDS encoding thioredoxin family protein codes for the protein MNRIKRVLKICIVVLLTTIISVSTGGCVEEQADQSVYSEIDSMLEQGTLSITFGAEWCPACQEQKPVIETLSEEYRDSASVIYIDIDQNREIARAFDVFRVPETLVIIEGGNGEYVYMGDAGPTSDPEEAKLRGYAPYQAIDTRIQSAISIRKNEYADN